From the genome of Streptacidiphilus rugosus AM-16, one region includes:
- a CDS encoding CoA-binding protein — protein MYGDAETVRKILTESGDTWAVVGLSSNEHRAAYGVARVLQRYGKRVVPVHPKAETVHGEQGYARLADIPFPVDVVDVFVNSDLAGAVADEAVAVGAKAVWFQLDVVDVEAYARVHEAGLDMVMDLCPAIEIPKL, from the coding sequence GATCCTGACGGAGTCCGGGGACACCTGGGCCGTCGTCGGGCTCTCCTCCAACGAGCACCGTGCCGCCTACGGCGTGGCCAGGGTGCTGCAGCGGTACGGCAAGCGCGTCGTGCCCGTCCACCCGAAGGCGGAGACCGTCCACGGCGAGCAGGGGTACGCCCGACTGGCCGACATCCCCTTCCCCGTCGACGTCGTCGACGTCTTCGTCAACAGCGATCTGGCCGGTGCCGTCGCGGACGAGGCCGTGGCGGTCGGCGCGAAGGCGGTCTGGTTCCAGCTCGACGTCGTGGACGTCGAGGCCTACGCCCGTGTGCACGAGGCCGGCCTCGACATGGTGATGGACCTCTGCCCCGCGATCGAGATCCCGAAGCTCTGA
- a CDS encoding YoaK family protein, translating to MSSTHPLRLFPEGHRHASLAPLLLALTFVGGVVDAVSFLSLGRVFVANMTGNVAFLGFALAGFTALSATASLAALAAFMAGSAVVGRAWPQRFEGAGLLAQVVGVQLVLVGVALACQAGTGRRYAVLLPLALGMGMQNGVVHRLAVPDLTTTVVTRTLAGLAADPWRPAGLRRVLSVVCLFLGALAGALINQAFGPSWTLAVSLPPLAAIALTTARLAKQR from the coding sequence ATGTCATCGACGCACCCGCTGCGGCTCTTTCCCGAAGGGCACCGGCACGCGTCGTTGGCTCCGCTGCTGCTGGCGCTGACGTTCGTCGGCGGAGTGGTCGACGCGGTGAGCTTCCTGAGCCTGGGCCGGGTCTTCGTGGCCAACATGACCGGCAACGTCGCCTTCCTCGGGTTCGCGCTCGCCGGGTTCACGGCCCTGTCCGCGACGGCGTCGCTCGCGGCGCTGGCGGCGTTCATGGCGGGCTCCGCCGTGGTGGGACGGGCCTGGCCGCAGCGGTTCGAGGGGGCGGGGCTGCTGGCGCAGGTGGTGGGGGTGCAGTTGGTGCTGGTCGGTGTCGCGCTGGCCTGCCAGGCCGGGACGGGCCGCCGCTACGCGGTGCTGCTGCCGCTGGCGCTGGGCATGGGGATGCAGAACGGCGTGGTCCACCGGCTGGCCGTGCCCGACCTGACCACGACCGTGGTCACCCGCACCCTGGCCGGGCTCGCCGCCGACCCCTGGCGCCCGGCCGGCCTGCGCCGCGTCCTCTCCGTCGTCTGCCTCTTCCTCGGCGCCCTCGCCGGCGCGCTGATCAACCAGGCCTTCGGCCCCTCCTGGACCCTCGCCGTCTCCCTCCCCCCTCTGGCCGCCATCGCCCTCACCACCGCCCGCCTGGCGAAACAGCGCTGA
- a CDS encoding DUF4395 domain-containing protein, giving the protein MSDRAPGAPAPVRVDPRGPRFAAVLTSLVLLVVLATGSGALLAAQAVVFAVGAGLGLRYSPYGWLYRRLLRPRLAPPRVWEDERPPRFAQAVGFGFAAVGAVGYLSGATWLGLAATGAALAAAFLNAAFGYCLGCEIYLTAVRARARLGHQV; this is encoded by the coding sequence ATGTCCGACCGCGCCCCGGGCGCGCCCGCGCCCGTTCGTGTCGACCCGCGCGGGCCGCGTTTCGCCGCCGTGCTCACCTCTCTGGTCCTGCTCGTCGTGCTGGCCACCGGCAGCGGCGCGCTGCTCGCCGCGCAGGCGGTCGTGTTCGCCGTCGGGGCGGGCCTGGGCCTGCGCTACTCCCCCTACGGTTGGCTGTACCGACGCCTGCTCCGGCCGCGGCTCGCGCCGCCCCGCGTGTGGGAGGACGAGCGGCCGCCGCGCTTCGCGCAGGCCGTCGGCTTCGGGTTCGCAGCCGTGGGGGCGGTCGGCTACCTCTCCGGCGCGACCTGGCTGGGCCTCGCCGCGACGGGGGCCGCTCTCGCCGCCGCGTTCCTGAACGCGGCCTTCGGCTACTGCCTGGGCTGCGAGATCTACCTGACCGCCGTCCGCGCCAGGGCCCGCCTCGGGCACCAGGTCTGA
- a CDS encoding TlpA family protein disulfide reductase — protein MIDPTGLAVALAVLAAATVFGLLRARRDGRLRAASGSAALRFSADELGDDLGARATLVQFSTSFCANCPGTRRLLAEVAGTAEGVRVIEIDAESRLDLVRRADVMRTPTVLVLDRAGHLVRRSSGAPGRAELLTAVELATAV, from the coding sequence ATGATCGACCCGACCGGACTGGCCGTCGCCCTCGCCGTGCTCGCCGCGGCCACCGTGTTCGGCCTGCTGCGCGCCCGGCGCGACGGCAGGCTCCGCGCCGCGAGCGGGAGCGCCGCTCTCCGCTTCTCCGCGGACGAGCTCGGCGACGACCTGGGCGCACGCGCCACCCTCGTGCAGTTCTCGACGAGCTTCTGCGCGAACTGCCCGGGCACCCGTCGCCTGCTGGCCGAGGTCGCCGGAACGGCCGAGGGCGTCCGGGTGATCGAGATCGACGCCGAGTCCCGGCTGGATCTCGTCCGCCGGGCGGACGTGATGCGCACCCCCACCGTCCTGGTCCTGGACCGGGCCGGCCACCTGGTGCGTCGTTCCTCCGGCGCGCCCGGCCGCGCCGAGCTGCTGACCGCGGTCGAGCTGGCCACCGCGGTCTGA
- a CDS encoding monooxygenase family protein encodes MGGNDIANGIRLFARPEWTRPGPRTAEYGRGPMRGRFVAVNDEPVAILLIGLRVNRWRAVRFWFPVLMAMPRMLRELAADADSGLLGYRLLLGPAPGQATVVQYWRRAGDIRAFAHAPERGHRPAQDAFWKRYFRSNGAVGIWHEMLSIRAGAYQCLYGDMPAMGLGAIMGLDAAVASADGRGYERGEDPVFAATTEAEADAALAAAFARRDAAAG; translated from the coding sequence ATGGGTGGAAACGACATCGCCAACGGTATACGCCTGTTCGCCCGTCCCGAATGGACCCGTCCCGGCCCCCGAACGGCCGAGTACGGGCGCGGGCCGATGCGCGGCCGCTTCGTCGCCGTCAACGACGAACCGGTCGCGATCCTGCTGATCGGACTGCGGGTCAACCGCTGGCGCGCGGTGCGCTTCTGGTTCCCCGTGCTGATGGCGATGCCGCGCATGCTGCGCGAGCTCGCCGCCGACGCGGACAGCGGTCTGCTCGGCTACCGGCTGCTGCTGGGTCCCGCCCCCGGCCAGGCCACCGTGGTCCAGTACTGGCGTCGCGCGGGTGACATCCGCGCCTTCGCGCACGCCCCTGAGCGGGGTCACCGCCCGGCCCAGGACGCCTTCTGGAAGCGGTACTTCAGGAGCAACGGTGCCGTCGGCATCTGGCACGAGATGCTCTCGATCAGGGCCGGCGCCTACCAGTGCCTCTACGGCGACATGCCGGCGATGGGCCTGGGCGCGATCATGGGTCTGGACGCGGCCGTCGCGAGCGCCGACGGCCGGGGCTACGAGCGTGGCGAGGACCCGGTCTTCGCCGCGACGACCGAGGCCGAGGCCGACGCGGCCCTCGCCGCCGCGTTCGCCCGCCGGGACGCGGCAGCCGGTTAG
- a CDS encoding MerR family transcriptional regulator: MQLSELSERSGVSVASVKYYLREGLLPAGTPVSARKADYTEEHLRRLRLVRAMLTVGGMSVAQARDVLAVAEDPAFGRHTRLGVAQYMLPPHVTPPAEDAPERDAWTALRTEVLTLLQQELGWRIHDAAPALDTLTQAVGTLRALGYRAGADLIRRYAEALHPIADAEYQVIEEFPVLEAAIEATIAYTMLYEPVLLSLRRLAHEDVSARLHAEP, from the coding sequence GTGCAGCTCTCGGAGTTGAGCGAACGCAGCGGGGTCTCCGTCGCCAGCGTCAAGTACTACCTGCGCGAGGGCCTGCTGCCCGCCGGCACACCCGTCAGCGCGCGGAAGGCCGACTACACCGAGGAGCACCTGCGCCGGCTGCGCCTGGTCAGAGCCATGCTGACGGTCGGCGGGATGTCCGTCGCGCAGGCGCGCGACGTGCTCGCCGTCGCCGAGGACCCGGCCTTCGGCCGGCACACCCGGCTGGGCGTCGCCCAGTACATGCTCCCCCCGCACGTCACGCCTCCGGCCGAGGACGCCCCCGAGCGGGACGCCTGGACCGCACTGCGGACGGAGGTGCTGACGCTGCTCCAGCAGGAACTCGGCTGGCGGATCCACGACGCCGCCCCCGCCCTGGACACCCTCACCCAGGCCGTCGGCACCCTGCGCGCCCTCGGCTACCGCGCCGGCGCGGACCTGATCCGCCGCTACGCCGAGGCGCTGCACCCGATCGCGGACGCCGAGTACCAGGTCATCGAGGAGTTCCCGGTGCTGGAGGCGGCCATCGAGGCGACGATCGCCTACACGATGCTCTACGAGCCCGTGCTGCTCTCCCTGCGCCGCCTCGCCCACGAGGACGTCTCGGCCAGGCTCCACGCGGAGCCCTGA
- a CDS encoding amidohydrolase, translated as MANDIDILFVGGPVLTMDAARTRATAVAVRNGRVLAVGHDDLRELAGPGTEIVDLRGRALLPGFQDAHVHAVYAGVEMGECDLTGATDLGEYRRRIAEYAAAQPTRPWITGAGWSMEAFDGGLPSRAQLDEIVPDRPVFLLNRDHHGAWANTRALELAGLTADTPDPADGRIEREPDGTPGGMLQEGATVLVARMVPKATVEDRVKGLLRAQAHLHSLGITAWQDAILGVFNGQPDVSDAYLAAASDGRLTARVNGALWWDRERGAEQIPELVARRDKLTAGRFRAGSVKIMQDGIAENFTAAMTVPYKDACGCTTSNAGLSFVDPVALRSHVTELDALGFQVHFHALGDRAVREALDAVEAAIEANGHRDNRHHLAHLQVVHPDDVPRFARLGAIANLQPLWAAHEPQMDALCIPFLGGELASWQYPFGDLLRAGATLAAGSDWPVSSPNPWEGIHVAVNRVNHGDDREVFLPEQRLDLTTAIAAYTAGSAHVNHLEDAGVIRPGAFADLTVVDRDPFAVPAKEIGATRVEQTFVGGERVFSAGR; from the coding sequence ATGGCGAACGACATCGACATCCTCTTCGTGGGCGGCCCCGTTCTGACGATGGACGCCGCGCGGACCCGCGCGACCGCCGTCGCCGTCCGCAACGGGCGGGTTCTCGCCGTCGGCCACGACGACCTGCGGGAGCTCGCGGGCCCCGGCACCGAGATCGTCGACCTGCGCGGACGCGCCCTGCTGCCGGGTTTTCAGGACGCCCACGTGCACGCCGTGTACGCCGGCGTCGAGATGGGCGAGTGCGACCTGACCGGTGCCACCGACCTCGGTGAGTACCGGCGCCGCATCGCCGAGTACGCCGCCGCGCAGCCGACCCGGCCGTGGATCACCGGCGCCGGGTGGTCGATGGAGGCGTTCGACGGCGGGCTGCCCAGCCGGGCCCAGCTCGACGAGATCGTGCCCGACCGGCCGGTCTTCCTGCTCAACAGGGACCACCACGGCGCCTGGGCCAACACCCGCGCCCTCGAACTCGCCGGTCTGACCGCCGACACCCCCGACCCCGCCGACGGCCGGATCGAGCGCGAGCCCGACGGGACGCCCGGCGGCATGCTGCAGGAGGGGGCGACCGTGCTGGTCGCCCGGATGGTGCCGAAGGCGACGGTCGAGGACCGGGTCAAGGGGCTGCTGCGCGCGCAGGCGCACCTGCACTCGCTCGGCATCACCGCCTGGCAGGACGCCATCCTCGGCGTCTTCAACGGGCAGCCCGACGTCTCCGACGCCTACCTCGCCGCCGCGTCCGACGGCCGGCTGACCGCGCGCGTCAACGGCGCGCTCTGGTGGGACAGGGAGCGCGGCGCCGAGCAGATCCCCGAGCTGGTCGCGAGACGCGACAAGCTGACGGCGGGCCGGTTCCGCGCCGGGTCCGTCAAGATCATGCAGGACGGGATCGCCGAGAACTTCACCGCCGCGATGACCGTCCCCTACAAGGACGCCTGCGGCTGCACGACGAGCAACGCCGGTCTGAGCTTCGTGGACCCCGTCGCCCTGCGCTCGCACGTCACCGAGCTCGACGCGCTGGGCTTCCAGGTCCACTTCCACGCGCTGGGCGACCGCGCGGTGCGCGAGGCGCTCGACGCGGTCGAGGCCGCGATCGAGGCCAACGGGCACCGCGACAACCGGCACCACCTCGCCCATCTCCAGGTGGTCCACCCCGACGACGTCCCGCGCTTCGCGCGGCTCGGCGCGATCGCGAACCTGCAGCCGCTGTGGGCCGCCCACGAGCCGCAGATGGACGCCCTCTGCATCCCCTTCCTGGGCGGAGAGCTGGCCTCCTGGCAGTACCCGTTCGGCGACCTGCTGCGCGCCGGTGCGACGCTGGCGGCCGGCAGCGACTGGCCGGTCTCCTCGCCGAACCCGTGGGAGGGCATCCACGTCGCGGTGAACCGGGTCAACCACGGCGACGACCGTGAGGTCTTCCTGCCGGAGCAGCGTCTCGACCTGACCACCGCGATCGCCGCGTACACCGCGGGCAGCGCCCACGTGAACCACCTCGAAGACGCCGGTGTCATCCGCCCCGGCGCCTTCGCGGACCTGACCGTCGTCGACCGCGACCCGTTCGCCGTCCCGGCGAAGGAGATCGGCGCGACCCGCGTCGAGCAGACCTTCGTCGGCGGCGAGCGGGTCTTCTCGGCCGGTCGCTGA
- a CDS encoding dipeptidase, protein MTQSAELLEQARSLLAEYPIVDGHNDLPWKLREQVGYDLTRRDISTDQRAHLHTDLARLRAGGVGAQFWSVYVPSSLAGDDAVSATLEQIDCVHTLVDRYPDRLRLALSADDMEQARARGRIASLLGAEGGHSINNSLATLRALHTLGVRYMTLTHNDNTAWADSATDEPKAGGLTRFGEEVVREMNRLGMLVDLSHVSAETMRSALRVTRAPVIFSHSSARAVCDHPRNIPDDVLAQLQANGGVAMATFVPKFVLPAAVSWTQDADANMVEHGFHPLDLSPAGLAVQAEFEAANPRPVATEATVADHLDHMREVAGVNHVGVGGDYDGTAFTPQGLDDVAGYPNLIAELMRRGWSRADLAKLTWGNAVRVLRDAEVVARDLRAQTPSIATIEQLDA, encoded by the coding sequence GTGACGCAGTCGGCGGAGCTGCTGGAGCAGGCGCGGAGCCTGCTCGCCGAGTACCCGATCGTGGACGGCCACAACGACCTGCCGTGGAAGCTCCGCGAGCAGGTCGGCTACGACCTGACCCGGCGTGACATCAGCACCGACCAGCGCGCCCACCTGCACACCGACCTCGCCCGGCTGCGTGCCGGCGGGGTCGGTGCGCAGTTCTGGTCCGTCTACGTCCCCTCGAGCCTGGCCGGGGACGACGCGGTCAGCGCGACGCTGGAGCAGATCGACTGCGTCCACACGCTGGTCGACCGCTACCCGGACCGGCTGCGGCTGGCGCTGAGCGCGGACGACATGGAGCAGGCGCGGGCCAGGGGCCGGATCGCCTCGCTGCTGGGGGCCGAGGGCGGTCACTCCATCAACAACTCGCTGGCCACGCTGCGGGCGCTGCACACGCTGGGCGTGCGGTACATGACGCTCACCCACAACGACAACACCGCGTGGGCGGACTCGGCGACGGACGAACCGAAGGCCGGCGGCCTGACCCGCTTCGGCGAGGAGGTCGTCCGTGAGATGAACCGCCTCGGCATGCTGGTCGACCTCTCGCACGTGTCCGCGGAGACGATGCGGTCGGCGTTGCGGGTGACCCGGGCGCCGGTGATCTTCTCGCACTCCTCCGCGCGCGCGGTCTGCGACCACCCCCGCAACATCCCGGACGACGTCCTGGCGCAGCTGCAGGCGAACGGCGGCGTGGCGATGGCGACCTTCGTGCCGAAGTTCGTGCTGCCCGCGGCGGTCTCCTGGACGCAGGACGCGGACGCGAACATGGTCGAGCACGGCTTCCACCCGCTGGACCTCTCGCCGGCCGGGCTCGCGGTCCAGGCGGAGTTCGAGGCGGCGAACCCGCGCCCGGTCGCGACGGAGGCGACGGTCGCCGACCACCTCGATCACATGCGTGAGGTGGCCGGCGTCAACCACGTGGGCGTCGGCGGCGACTACGACGGCACGGCGTTCACCCCGCAGGGCCTGGACGACGTGGCGGGCTACCCGAACCTGATCGCCGAGCTGATGCGGCGCGGCTGGTCCCGCGCGGACCTCGCCAAGCTCACCTGGGGCAACGCGGTCCGCGTCCTCCGCGACGCGGAGGTCGTCGCCCGCGACCTGCGTGCGCAGACCCCTTCGATCGCGACGATCGAGCAGCTGGACGCCTGA
- the purE gene encoding 5-(carboxyamino)imidazole ribonucleotide mutase → MTENGRPLVGIVMGSDSDWPVMEAAAQALEEFEVPFEVDVVSAHRMPREMISYGEHAAGRGLKAVIAGAGGAAHLPGMLASVTTLPVIGVPVPLKYLDGMDSLMSIVQMPAGVPVATVSIGGARNAGLLAVRLLAAFDADLAQRMADFQQELNEQAAEKGRKLRSKVAGGGGSFGFGG, encoded by the coding sequence ATGACCGAGAACGGGCGTCCGCTCGTCGGGATCGTCATGGGTTCGGACTCCGACTGGCCGGTCATGGAGGCCGCCGCGCAGGCGCTGGAGGAGTTCGAGGTCCCCTTCGAGGTGGACGTGGTCTCCGCGCACCGGATGCCGCGCGAGATGATCTCCTACGGCGAGCACGCCGCGGGCCGCGGCCTCAAGGCGGTCATCGCGGGCGCGGGCGGCGCGGCGCACCTGCCGGGCATGCTGGCCTCGGTCACCACGCTGCCGGTCATCGGCGTGCCGGTGCCGCTGAAGTACCTGGACGGCATGGACTCGCTGATGTCCATCGTGCAGATGCCGGCCGGGGTGCCGGTGGCCACCGTCTCCATCGGCGGCGCCCGCAACGCGGGCCTGCTGGCGGTCCGGCTGCTGGCGGCGTTCGACGCCGACCTGGCCCAGCGGATGGCCGACTTCCAGCAGGAGCTGAACGAGCAGGCCGCGGAGAAGGGCCGCAAGCTGCGGTCCAAGGTCGCGGGCGGCGGCGGCAGCTTCGGCTTCGGGGGCTGA
- a CDS encoding 5-(carboxyamino)imidazole ribonucleotide synthase, translating into MTFPVVGMIGGGQLARMAHDAAIPLGVRFKLLADTPQDSASLVVGDVVLGDYRDLDTLRRFAAGCDVITFDHEHVPTEHLRTLQAEGVVFRPGPDALVFAQDKGMMRARLDAIGAPCPRHRLVADPADVTKFAQEGEGYPVVLKTTRGGYDGKGVWVVADETEAAQPFLAGVPVLAEEKVDFVRELAADVVRSPHGQAVAYPVVESVQVNGICHEVTAPAPELSDALAAEAQALALRIAGELDITGHLAVELFETRDGRVLVNELAMRPHNSGHWSIDGAVTSQFENHVRAVLDLPLGDPRPRQPWTVMVNVLGGDYPNMYSAYLHCMARDPGLRIHMYGKDVKPGRKVGHVTVFGDDLDDVRERARHAAAYLRGDITE; encoded by the coding sequence GTGACTTTTCCCGTGGTTGGCATGATCGGTGGCGGGCAGCTTGCCCGAATGGCGCACGACGCGGCGATCCCGCTCGGCGTGCGGTTCAAGCTGCTGGCGGACACGCCGCAGGACTCGGCGTCCCTGGTCGTCGGTGACGTCGTGCTCGGCGACTACCGCGATCTCGACACGCTGCGCCGCTTCGCGGCGGGCTGTGACGTGATCACGTTCGACCACGAGCACGTGCCGACCGAGCACCTGCGCACGCTGCAGGCGGAAGGCGTCGTCTTCCGCCCCGGCCCCGACGCGCTGGTCTTCGCCCAGGACAAGGGCATGATGCGGGCCAGGCTCGACGCCATCGGCGCGCCCTGCCCCCGGCACCGCCTGGTCGCCGACCCCGCCGACGTGACGAAGTTCGCCCAGGAGGGTGAGGGCTACCCCGTCGTGCTGAAGACCACCCGCGGGGGGTACGACGGCAAGGGCGTCTGGGTCGTCGCGGACGAGACCGAGGCCGCCCAGCCGTTCCTGGCCGGGGTGCCGGTGCTCGCCGAGGAGAAGGTCGACTTCGTCAGGGAGCTCGCCGCCGATGTCGTGCGCTCCCCGCACGGGCAGGCCGTGGCGTACCCGGTCGTCGAGTCCGTGCAGGTCAACGGCATCTGCCACGAGGTCACCGCCCCGGCGCCCGAGCTGTCCGACGCGCTCGCCGCCGAGGCCCAGGCGCTGGCGCTGCGGATCGCGGGCGAGCTGGACATCACCGGCCACCTGGCCGTGGAGCTCTTCGAGACCCGCGACGGCCGGGTGCTCGTCAACGAGCTCGCCATGCGTCCGCACAACTCCGGCCACTGGAGCATCGACGGCGCGGTCACCTCGCAGTTCGAGAACCACGTCCGGGCCGTGCTCGACCTGCCGCTGGGCGACCCGCGGCCGCGGCAGCCCTGGACGGTCATGGTGAACGTGCTCGGCGGCGACTACCCGAACATGTACAGCGCGTACCTGCACTGCATGGCGCGCGACCCCGGGCTGCGCATCCACATGTACGGCAAGGACGTGAAGCCCGGCCGTAAGGTGGGCCACGTCACAGTCTTCGGCGACGATCTGGACGACGTGCGCGAACGCGCCCGTCACGCCGCCGCCTACCTCCGAGGGGACATCACAGAATGA
- a CDS encoding GtrA family protein, with protein sequence MTATPLGGDRTPGTLRRLLNEVAKFGIVGISGVVIQLMALAVLLDFMQTVRANIVATLIAIATNYVGYRYWVYRDTDKKTRSREITLFLIFSGVGLVIQNGVLYALTYGLDFHTKLENMICSMVGIGVATLFRFWAYRTWVFKNGVPQAEAAIEAAEQILAAEHVHRAPAYRSGS encoded by the coding sequence ATGACCGCAACCCCCCTCGGTGGCGACCGTACGCCCGGTACGCTGCGCCGCCTGCTGAACGAGGTGGCGAAGTTCGGCATCGTCGGGATATCGGGTGTGGTGATCCAGCTGATGGCCCTCGCGGTCCTGCTGGACTTCATGCAGACGGTCCGCGCGAACATCGTGGCGACGTTGATCGCGATCGCGACCAACTACGTCGGCTACCGCTACTGGGTCTACCGCGACACGGACAAGAAGACCCGCTCGCGGGAGATCACGCTGTTCCTGATCTTCAGCGGCGTCGGCCTGGTGATCCAGAACGGCGTGCTCTACGCGCTGACGTACGGCCTGGACTTCCACACCAAGCTGGAGAACATGATCTGCAGCATGGTCGGTATCGGCGTGGCCACGCTCTTCCGGTTCTGGGCCTACCGCACCTGGGTCTTCAAGAACGGCGTCCCGCAGGCCGAGGCGGCGATCGAAGCCGCGGAACAGATCCTCGCCGCGGAACACGTCCACCGCGCACCGGCGTACCGCTCCGGCTCCTGA
- a CDS encoding ATP-binding protein, which produces MKRRLLNSTLAVVLVTVALFSVPLALVEKRSIEGAAQDSVRTEALHLLGVVENRYAAREPIDPAALTGLNDKGSERYATISIPGHEPITLGSPPRGGNPVTATETGPHGETVVVQESREPVDASVLRMLLLLVGVAALTIAAAMALALWQAKRITRPLLDLAETAERLGSGDPRPRQRRYGMAELDRVGEVLDQSAERIGRMLTAERRLAADASHQLRTPLTALSMRLEEIVETDDLGTVKEEAAIALGQVERLTDVVQRLLTNSRESRNTSAVAFDVDEVIKQQAEEWRPALRRYGRKLYLEGPPGLWAVGTPGAVAQVIAALVENSLMHGDGSVTLRTRVRDTKVVIEVQDEGAGVPDELGARVFERAVSGHNSTGIGLAVARDLAEADGGRLELLSQRPPVFALFLAGHSDD; this is translated from the coding sequence GTGAAACGCAGGCTGCTCAACTCCACGCTGGCCGTGGTGCTGGTGACGGTCGCCCTGTTCAGTGTGCCGCTGGCGCTCGTCGAGAAGCGCAGCATCGAGGGGGCGGCGCAGGACTCGGTGCGGACCGAGGCGCTGCATCTGCTCGGCGTGGTCGAGAACCGCTACGCGGCCAGGGAGCCGATCGACCCGGCGGCGCTGACCGGCCTGAACGACAAGGGCTCCGAGCGCTACGCCACGATCAGCATCCCGGGCCACGAGCCGATCACGCTCGGCAGCCCGCCGCGCGGCGGCAACCCGGTCACCGCGACCGAGACCGGCCCGCACGGCGAGACCGTCGTGGTCCAGGAGTCGCGCGAGCCGGTCGACGCCTCGGTGCTGCGGATGCTTCTGCTGCTCGTCGGCGTCGCCGCGCTGACGATCGCGGCGGCGATGGCGCTGGCCCTGTGGCAGGCCAAGCGGATCACCCGCCCGCTGCTCGACCTGGCGGAGACCGCGGAGCGCCTCGGCTCCGGCGACCCGCGTCCGCGGCAGCGCCGCTACGGCATGGCCGAGCTCGACCGCGTCGGCGAGGTCCTGGACCAGAGCGCGGAGCGGATCGGCCGGATGCTCACGGCGGAGCGCCGGCTGGCCGCCGACGCGTCCCATCAGCTGCGCACGCCGCTGACTGCGCTCTCGATGCGGCTGGAGGAGATCGTCGAGACGGACGACCTCGGCACCGTGAAGGAGGAGGCCGCGATCGCGCTGGGCCAGGTGGAACGCCTCACGGACGTGGTCCAGCGGCTGCTCACCAACAGCAGGGAGTCGCGGAACACGTCGGCTGTCGCCTTCGACGTGGACGAGGTCATCAAGCAGCAGGCCGAGGAGTGGCGCCCGGCGCTGCGGCGCTACGGGCGGAAGCTGTATCTGGAGGGCCCGCCGGGACTCTGGGCGGTGGGCACGCCGGGCGCGGTGGCCCAGGTGATCGCGGCGCTGGTGGAGAACTCGCTGATGCACGGTGATGGGTCCGTCACGCTGCGGACCAGGGTCCGTGACACCAAGGTCGTCATCGAGGTCCAGGATGAGGGCGCGGGCGTCCCCGACGAGTTGGGCGCGCGGGTCTTCGAGCGCGCGGTCAGCGGCCACAATTCGACTGGCATCGGCCTCGCCGTCGCCCGCGACCTCGCCGAGGCCGACGGCGGCCGCCTGGAGCTGCTCTCGCAGCGGCCCCCGGTCTTCGCGCTGTTCCTGGCGGGGCATTCAGACGACTGA
- a CDS encoding response regulator transcription factor, with translation MTRVLLAEDDIAISEPLARALRREGYEVIVREDGPSALETASTGGSVDLLVLDLGLPGMDGLEVARRLRAEGHGFPVLVLTARADEVDTVVGLDAGADDYVTKPFRLAELLARVRALLRRGTGDLTTGAHGVKIDVDSHRAWLGDEEMQLSAKEFELLRVLVRDAGRVVTREQIMREVWDTTWWTSTKTLDMHISWLRKKLGDDAASPRYITTVRGVGFRFEKG, from the coding sequence ATGACGCGTGTACTGCTCGCCGAGGACGACATCGCCATCTCCGAGCCCCTCGCCCGCGCGCTGCGCCGCGAGGGCTACGAGGTGATCGTCCGCGAGGACGGGCCCTCCGCCCTGGAGACCGCGAGCACGGGCGGCAGCGTCGACCTGCTGGTGCTCGACCTCGGCCTTCCCGGCATGGACGGTCTCGAGGTCGCCCGTCGGCTGCGCGCCGAGGGCCACGGCTTCCCCGTGCTGGTGCTCACCGCCCGCGCGGACGAGGTCGACACCGTCGTCGGTCTCGACGCCGGCGCGGACGACTACGTCACCAAGCCGTTCCGCCTCGCCGAGCTCCTGGCCCGCGTCCGCGCGCTGCTCCGCCGCGGCACCGGGGACCTGACCACCGGCGCCCACGGCGTCAAGATCGACGTCGACTCGCACCGGGCCTGGCTCGGCGACGAGGAGATGCAGCTCTCCGCCAAGGAGTTCGAACTGCTCAGAGTCCTGGTCCGGGACGCCGGCCGGGTGGTCACCCGCGAGCAGATCATGCGCGAGGTCTGGGACACCACGTGGTGGACCTCGACCAAGACCCTGGACATGCACATCTCCTGGCTCCGCAAGAAGCTCGGCGACGATGCGGCCAGCCCCCGCTACATCACCACGGTGCGCGGCGTCGGCTTCCGCTTCGAAAAGGGCTAG